The following coding sequences lie in one Fibrobacter sp. UWB15 genomic window:
- a CDS encoding NAD(P)H-dependent oxidoreductase subunit E, producing MTQHIQGAVQFVSNNHLKFDGPSEAIPALPDPGQTFGYVNKPVPQPAPKEVLAKLDTPEIKERCADLLSRYPVGQGALLEVLWLVQGVFGWVPTEGIRWAANVCGCAPAHALGVATFYTMYNHAPKGKFLLQFCRNISCAIKGAQPLIKYVENKLGVKSGETTPDGMFTVLQVECLGSCGNGPMMLVNDDFATDVVDGQLKMKRGTTLTEASIDRIIDWCKAHANNVPKHDVLGGTVKGHGGHPGAPGATAKPQVADYAPPSPVLNVKAEADENGATLTWKGAPEFTKIVVEKKNGNDWVAVGEPGVKDKAFVDANGKAGDVYRMIATSGERTAKPSKEAVTTQKPAPVEEAK from the coding sequence ATGACACAACATATTCAAGGTGCAGTTCAGTTTGTATCGAATAACCATTTGAAGTTCGACGGCCCGAGCGAAGCGATTCCCGCTCTCCCGGATCCGGGTCAGACTTTTGGCTACGTGAACAAGCCTGTTCCGCAGCCCGCTCCGAAGGAAGTGCTCGCCAAGCTCGACACTCCCGAAATCAAGGAACGTTGCGCCGACTTGCTCAGCCGCTATCCGGTGGGCCAGGGCGCTTTGCTTGAAGTCCTTTGGCTGGTGCAGGGCGTGTTCGGCTGGGTGCCGACTGAAGGTATCCGCTGGGCGGCAAACGTTTGCGGTTGCGCTCCGGCTCATGCTCTTGGCGTTGCCACTTTCTATACCATGTACAACCACGCTCCCAAGGGCAAGTTCCTGTTGCAGTTCTGCCGCAACATCAGCTGCGCTATCAAGGGTGCCCAGCCGCTTATCAAGTATGTGGAAAACAAGCTTGGCGTTAAGTCCGGCGAAACCACTCCCGATGGCATGTTTACCGTGCTCCAGGTGGAATGCCTGGGTAGCTGCGGCAACGGCCCGATGATGCTGGTGAACGATGACTTCGCCACCGACGTGGTCGACGGTCAGCTCAAGATGAAGCGCGGTACGACTCTTACCGAAGCAAGCATCGATCGCATTATCGACTGGTGCAAGGCCCATGCGAATAACGTGCCGAAGCACGACGTACTCGGCGGCACAGTGAAGGGCCACGGTGGCCATCCCGGTGCTCCGGGTGCTACGGCCAAGCCGCAGGTCGCTGACTACGCTCCGCCTTCTCCGGTGCTTAACGTGAAGGCCGAAGCCGACGAAAACGGTGCGACCCTCACCTGGAAGGGCGCTCCCGAATTCACGAAGATTGTCGTCGAAAAGAAGAACGGCAATGACTGGGTCGCCGTGGGCGAGCCCGGCGTGAAGGACAAGGCTTTCGTCGATGCAAACGGCAAGGCGGGCGATGTGTATCGCATGATTGCAACTTCCGGTGAACGTACGGCAAAGCCTTCCAAGGAAGCCGTTACCACCCAGAAACCGGCTCCGGTTGAGGAGGCTAAGTAA